One Drechmeria coniospora strain ARSEF 6962 chromosome 01, whole genome shotgun sequence genomic region harbors:
- a CDS encoding Sister chromatid cohesion protein DCC1, giving the protein MSSQNEGIPLHLHPHDAGYRLIELPPELESMLESETAPVLTLESSDTSAVLKTPSKSYTLRQKNTSNSLILLSSPSSSSSPEPGLSAIATIHETVELDPIPDTPANQAPLKDTGSRGKWHEKFGKGR; this is encoded by the exons atgTCCAGCCAGAACGAGGGTATCCCCCTCCACCTCCATCCGCACGATGCTGGCTACCGTCTCATCGAGCTTCCCCCAGAGCTCGAGTCCATGCTCGAGTCGGAGACGGCGCCCGT TCTCACCCTCGAGTCCTCGGACACGTCGGCAGTCCTCAAAACACCCAGCAAGTCGTACACCCTCCGCCAAAAGAATACGTCCAATTCTCTCATCCTGCTCTcgtctccctcctcctcctcctcgccggaACCAGGGCTCTCCGCCATAGCGACGATTCATGAGACCGTCGAGTTGGATCCCATCCCAGACACTCCCGCAAATCAGGCTCCTTTGAAGGACACGGGTAGCAGAGGGAAATGGCATGAGAAATTTGGCAAGGGCAGGTGA
- a CDS encoding HORMA domain-containing protein, with translation MSTAVSPSQASAVLTSFTNFLTVALHTLLRQRALYPPATFLLARAYNLPVYQSRHPGVCAWIDDAVDAAAAQLRSGAVRTVALVVHAPSAFAVVERWVFDLAGALPAHGLAVDERRNEKAKQIDHSDLDDGAVNWADVNEAFRGALARLSYAAESMPLPPEESTFTLVIELCDDALPPIEHPQRWIASEPNLQPPTPSNPTVGSALGGASTTPLRSVQAGPLFFECWYEKGKPLSASPPYESPDMQGSAVPSDTQTQSS, from the exons ATGTCAACGGCAGTCTCCCCCTCGCAGGCATCCGCCGTCCTCACCTCCTTCACCAACTTCCTCACCGTCGCCCTCCACACCCTCCTGCGGCAGCGAGCCCTCTATCCGCCCGCGACGTTCCTCCTCGCTCGCGCCTACAACCTACCCGTTTACCAGTCTCGTCACCCTGGCGTGTGCGCCTGGAtcgatgatgccgtcgacgccgccgccgcccaactTCGCTCCGGTGCCGTTCGaaccgtcgccctcgtcgttcACGCGCCGAGtgccttcgccgtcgtcgagcgctgggtcttcgacctcgccggcgctctCCCCGCtcacggcctcgccgtcgacgaacgGCGGAACGAAAAGGCCAAGCAAATCGATCACTCCGATCTAGACGATGGTGCCGTGAATTGGGCCGATGTCAACGAAGCCTTCCGTGGGGCCCTGGCCCGTCTCTCGTATGCTGCCGAGtcgatgccgctgccgcctgAGGAGAGCACCTTCACCCTCGTGATCGAGCTTTGCGACGATGCCCTCCCTCCTATAGAG CACCCCCAACGCTGGATCGCCTCGGAGCCAAACCTGCAACCGCCCACGCCGTCCAACCCGACCGTAGGCTCTGCCCTCGGGGGGGCTTCCACGACGCCTctgcgctccgtacaagcaggtCCGCTGTTTTTCGAGTGCTGGTACGAAAAGGGCAAGCCGCTGTCGGCATCGCCTCCATACGAATCCCCGGATATGCAGGGCAGCGCCGTGCCGTCTGATACGCAGACGCAGTCCTCGTGA
- a CDS encoding Importin subunit beta-5 produces MEDQLVSLLASTMLSEQAPRQQAELDLKRARTNPAFAVCLANIAMHASVTVAVRQAALTYLRQFIEANWAHDDPDVVPIPLSDEARAHLKEKLLDLAIGHEEDRKIKVQSSYAVGKIAIHDFPEQWPALLPAVLGVMSSGTDNQLRGALRVLADLTEESLSEGQFFSMARDIANALTDVVHSPHRPPMIRALAISVFRTCLDLLNMVKESHAKEVDAFATLLLDGDAAASTPGWIPFFLGVLRERLPADDLSQGQPSPWNSIVSLKLQVVKTLIRLRRGFGNLLLPHSTTFFTAVWDELTSLQEPFERLYIHSSSQGRLQDADNMPYTLDFLVLEELDFLNQCFRAPLVKAELDAQLQAHPSADRVPWMAQIMTMLVSYSRIIQEEEEIWDIDCSLYLAEEIAVTANYTPRTASGDLLIKLGEWFNEKTLEGLFAYTNTLFPGQGPQYWRSQESALYLFVMLLSDFQDLSKPVPEAVAVEYYNMVSYSIARDKEPLLRARGYLAAGMLGRSFPLPSVQLDASSPAVSMLDHMIESISTEDSEVVRVACVKAIEGLISAAKVPLDKQLPFVAAIHSYMTGKDPAEMEEADELMVTLAEALKAAVGLDCKICLSTGIEPLDMLFMLAKLGAANFQVTMLVTEALEEVVKALSCDAHAFGALCTKILPTLTGAFDVGPLTDDNPLVTIATELLAVLAEHSPEPLPAGFVAATFPKLNRVLMESTEGEILRPGAESIKFILMHDHQQVFSWQDANGVSGLEVCLRIIDRLLRPEIEDNAASEVGGLAAELVEKAGQERLGPYLPQLLQAVATRVESAMAAAFIQSLILVFARLSLTGAQDVVEFLSQLQIGGQNGLQIVLSKWLENSTSFVGYDEIRQNVIALSKLYSLHDARLPQITVKGDLIINDDGRIKTRSRARQNPDQYTLIPAPLKIIKVLIEELLSASGVRSAADVASSAVAGGQEVVSDDEDDGWEDDDTIDLALGTTKSELMSYMDVGGRRYRDDETQAYLIDFFVRCGRDNVGNFQEWYAMLTDDEKAKLSELATAAVQQ; encoded by the exons ATGGAGGACCAGCTCGTGTCGCTCCTCGCCAGCACCATGCTGTCCGAGCAGGCACCCCGCcagcaggccgagctcgacctcAAGCGAGCCCGCACGAACCCTGCCTTCGCCGTCTGCCTCGCCAACATCGCCATGCACgcctccgtcaccgtcgccgtccgccaGGCCGCCCTGACCTACCTCCGTCAGTTCATCGAGGCCAACTGGGCCCACGACGACCCCGACGTCGTGCCCATTCCCCtctcggacgaggcgagggcTCACCTCAAGGAgaagctcctcgacctcgccatcggccacGAGGAGGACCGCAAGATCAAGGTCCAGTCCAG ctacgccgtcggcaagatCGCCATCCACGACTTCCCCGAGCAGTGGCCCGCCCTGCtgcccgccgtcctcggcgtcatgTCCTCGGGCACCGACAACCAGCTGCGCGGCGCCCTGAGggtcctcgccgacctcaCCGAGGAGAGCCTCTCCGAGGGCCAGTTCTTCTCCATGGCCAGGGACATCGCCAACGCCCTCACCGACGTCGTCCACAGCCCGCACCGCCCGCCCATGAtccgcgccctcgccatcTCCGTCTTCCGCACCTGCCTCGACCTCCTCAACATGGTCAAGGAGAGCCACGCGAAGGAGGTCGACGCCTTCGCCaccctgctcctcgacggcgacgccgccgcctccaccCCCGGCTGGATCcccttcttcctcggcgtcctccGGGAGCgcctgccggccgacgacttgTCCCAAGGCCAGCCCTCGCCCTGGAACAGCATCGTCTCGCTCAAGCTGCAGGTCGTCAAGACGCTCATCCGGCTGCGCCGCGGCTTCGGCAACCTCCTCCTGCCCCACAGCACCACCTTCTTCACGGCCGTCTGGGACGAGCTCACGAGCCTCCAGGAGCCCTTCGAGCGGCTCTACATCCACAGCAGCAGCCAGGGACGCCTCCAGGACGCCGACAACATGCCCTACACGCTCGACTTCCTCgtgctcgaggagctcgactTCCTGAACCAGTGCTTCCGCGCCCcgctcgtcaaggccgagctcgacgcccagCTCCAGGCCCACCCCTCGGCCGACCGGGTGCCATGGATGGCCCAGATCATGACCATGCTCGTCAGCTACTCGCGCATCAtacaggaggaggaggagataTGGGACATTGACTGCTCGCTCTACCTGGCCGAGGAGATTGCCGTCACCGCCAACTACACGCCCCGCACCGCCTCGGGCGACCTGCTCATCAAGCTCGGCGAGTGGTTCAACGAGAAGACGCTCGAGGGTCTCTTCGCCTACACCAACACCCTCTTCCCCGGCCAGGGCCCCCAGTACTGGCGGAGCCAGGAGTCGGCCCTCTACCTCTTCGTCATGCTCCTGAGCGACTTCCAGGACCTCTCCAAGCCCGtgcccgaggccgtcgccgtcgagtaCTACAACATGGTCAGCTACTCCATCGCCCGCGACAAGGAGCCCCTGCTGCGCGCCAGGGGctacctcgccgccggcatgcTCGGCCGCTCGTTCCCGCTGCCCTCGGTCCAGCTCGACGCCTCGAGCCCCGCCGTGTCCATGCTCGACCACATGATCGAGTCCATCTCGACCGAGGACTCCGAGGTGGTCCGCGTCGCCTgcgtcaaggccatcgaggGCTTGATCAGCGCCGCCAAGGTGCCCCTCGACAAGCAGCTCCCCTTtgtcgccgccatccacTCGTACATGACGGGCAAGGAcccggccgagatggaggaggccgacgagctcatggtgacgctcgccgaggccctcaaggccgccgtcggcctcgattGCAAGATTTGCCTCTCGACGGGCATCGAGCCGCTCGACATGCTCTTCATGCTCGccaagctcggcgccgccaacTTCCAGGTCACCATGCTCGTCaccgaggcgctcgaggaggtgGTCAAGGCCCTCTCGTGCGACGCCCACGCCTTCGGCGCCCTCTGCACCAAGATTCTCCCCACCCTGACGGGCGCCTTCGACGTCGGGCCCCTGACCGACGACAACCCGTTGGTGACCATCGCCACcgagctgctggccgtcCTGGCCGAGCACAGCCCCGAGCCTCTGcccgccggcttcgtcgccgccaccttcCCCAAGCTCAACCGGGTGCTGATGGAGAGCACCGAGGGCGAGATCCTCCGACCGGGTGCCGAGTCCATCAAGTTCATTCTCATGCACGATCACCAGCAGGTCTTCAGCTGGCAGGACGCCAACGGCGTGTCGGGCCTCGAGGTGTGCCTCCGCATCATCGACCGCCTGCTGAGGCCCGAGATCGAGGACAACGCCGCCTCCGAGGTCGgtggcctcgccgccgagctcgtggAGAAGGCCGGCCAGGAGCGGCTCGGTCCCTACCTGCCGCAGCTGCTGCAGGCGGTCGCCACCCGCGTCGAgagcgccatggccgccgcatTTATCCAGTCGctcatcctcgtcttcgcccgGCTGTCCCTCACGGGTGCccaggacgtcgtcgagttCCTCAGTCAGCTCCAGATCGGCGGCCAGAACGGGCTGCAGATCGTGCTCTCCAAGTGGCTCGAGAACTCGACGAGCTTCGTGGGCTACGACGAGATTCGGCAAAA TGTCATCGCGCTGTCGAAGCTCTACTCCCTCCACGACGCCCGGCTCCCGCAGATCACGGTCAAGGGCGACCTGATCatcaacgacgacgggcgcaTCAAGACGCGCTCTCGCGCGAGGCAGA ATCCGGATCAGTACACGCTCATCCCGGCGCCTCTCAAGATCATCAAGGTTCTGATTGAGGAGCTCCTGTCGGCTTCCGGCGTGcgcagcgccgccgacgtggcgtcctcggccgtcgccggcggccaagaggtcgtctcggacgacgaggacgacggctgggaggacgacgacaccatcgacctcgccctcggcacgaCCAAGTCGGAGCTCATGTCCTACatggacgtcggcggccgtcgttaccgcgacgacgagacgcaGGCCTACCTGATCGACTTCTTCGTCCGCTGCGGACGCGACAACGTCGGCAACTTCCAGGAGTGGTACGCCATGTTGACGGATGACGAGAAGGCCAAGCTCAGCGAGCTTGCCACGGCAGCCGTGCAGCAGTAG